From a single Pasteurella atlantica genomic region:
- the rpsJ gene encoding 30S ribosomal protein S10 — MQNQRIRIRLKAFDHRLIDQSTAEIVETAKRTGAQVRGPIPLPTRKERFTVLISPHVNKDARDQYEIRTHKRLVDIVEPTEKTVDALMRLDLAAGVDVQISLG, encoded by the coding sequence ATGCAGAACCAAAGAATCCGTATCCGCTTAAAAGCATTTGATCATCGTTTGATTGATCAATCAACAGCGGAGATCGTAGAAACGGCTAAACGTACTGGTGCACAGGTTCGTGGTCCAATTCCTTTACCAACTCGTAAAGAGCGTTTTACTGTATTGATTTCTCCTCACGTAAACAAAGATGCACGTGACCAATATGAAATTCGTACACATAAACGTTTGGTTGATATTGTTGAGCCAACAGAAAAAACTGTTGATGCACTAATGCGTTTAGATCTAGCTGCTGGCGTTGATGTACAGATCAGTCTAGGTTAA
- the rplC gene encoding 50S ribosomal protein L3, which yields MIGLIGRKVGMTRIFTEDGVSVPVTVIEIEANRVTQVKTLETDGYCAIQVTTGAKKASRVTKPEAGHFVKAGVEAGRGLWEFRTEGETQEFTLGQEIKVDIFTDVQKVDVTGTSKGKGFAGGVKRWNFRTQDATHGNSLSHRVLGSIGQCQTPGRVFKGKKMAGHLGAERVTVQSLEVVRVDAERNVLLVKGSVPGAINGNVIVKPAVKA from the coding sequence ATGATTGGTTTAATCGGTCGTAAAGTTGGTATGACTCGTATCTTCACTGAAGATGGCGTTTCAGTACCAGTTACAGTTATCGAAATCGAAGCCAACCGTGTGACTCAAGTTAAAACCCTTGAAACAGACGGCTACTGTGCAATTCAAGTTACAACTGGTGCTAAAAAAGCAAGCCGAGTAACTAAGCCAGAAGCAGGTCATTTCGTAAAAGCAGGTGTTGAAGCTGGTCGCGGTTTATGGGAATTTCGTACTGAAGGTGAAACTCAAGAGTTCACTTTAGGACAAGAAATCAAAGTGGACATTTTCACAGATGTTCAAAAAGTAGATGTTACTGGTACATCAAAAGGTAAAGGATTTGCAGGCGGTGTTAAACGCTGGAACTTCCGTACTCAAGATGCTACTCACGGTAACTCTTTATCACATCGTGTTCTTGGATCGATTGGTCAATGCCAAACGCCAGGTCGTGTGTTTAAAGGTAAGAAAATGGCTGGACACTTAGGGGCTGAACGTGTAACTGTTCAATCACTTGAAGTTGTTCGTGTAGATGCTGAACGTAACGTGCTATTAGTAAAAGGATCTGTTCCTGGTGCTATTAATGGTAACGTTATTGTCAAACCAGCTGTTAAAGCATAA
- the rplD gene encoding 50S ribosomal protein L4, which yields MELVTKDAGSALTVSETTFGREFNEALVHQVVVAYAAGARQGTRAQKTRAEVSGSGKKPWRQKGTGRARAGNVKSPIWRSGGVTFAAKPQDHSQKVNKKMYRGAIKSILSELLRQERLVVVEKFDVDAPKTKVLVQKLKEMALDDVLIITAEVSENLFLAARNLYKVDVRDVQGIDPVSLIAFEKVVITTDAIKQIEEMLA from the coding sequence ATGGAATTAGTAACTAAAGATGCAGGAAGTGCATTGACTGTTTCTGAAACTACCTTCGGACGTGAGTTTAATGAAGCACTAGTTCATCAGGTAGTTGTTGCGTATGCAGCAGGTGCTCGTCAGGGAACTCGTGCACAAAAAACTCGTGCTGAAGTGTCTGGTTCAGGGAAAAAACCTTGGCGTCAAAAGGGTACTGGTCGTGCTCGTGCAGGTAATGTTAAGTCGCCAATCTGGCGTTCTGGTGGTGTTACTTTCGCAGCTAAACCACAAGACCATAGTCAAAAAGTAAACAAAAAAATGTACCGTGGTGCAATCAAAAGCATTCTTTCTGAACTTCTTCGTCAAGAACGTTTAGTAGTTGTTGAAAAATTTGATGTAGATGCACCTAAAACGAAAGTTTTAGTACAAAAATTAAAAGAAATGGCATTAGACGATGTTTTAATCATCACAGCAGAAGTAAGTGAGAATTTATTTTTAGCGGCTCGCAACTTATATAAAGTTGATGTACGTGATGTGCAAGGTATCGATCCAGTAAGCCTAATCGCTTTTGAAAAAGTGGTTATCACTACTGATGCTATTAAGCAAATTGAGGAGATGTTAGCATGA
- the rplW gene encoding 50S ribosomal protein L23 gives MQEERLLKVLRAPHISEKATNNAEKANTIVFKVALDANKVEIANAVEQLFEVKVDSVRTVVVKGKTKRRGAKMGRRSDWKKAYVTLEEGQELDFAGSAE, from the coding sequence ATGCAAGAAGAACGTTTGCTAAAAGTGCTTAGAGCACCTCATATCTCTGAAAAAGCGACAAACAACGCAGAAAAAGCAAATACAATCGTATTCAAAGTTGCATTAGATGCTAATAAAGTAGAAATTGCAAATGCGGTTGAACAACTTTTCGAAGTTAAAGTGGATTCTGTGCGTACTGTGGTAGTTAAAGGTAAAACTAAACGCCGTGGTGCTAAAATGGGTCGTCGTAGTGACTGGAAAAAAGCTTATGTAACACTTGAAGAAGGCCAAGAATTGGACTTCGCAGGTAGTGCAGAGTAA
- the rplB gene encoding 50S ribosomal protein L2 yields MAIVKCKPTSAGRRHVVKIVNAELHKGKPYAPLLDTKSKTGGRNNLGRITTRHIGGGHKQHYRIIDFKRNKLDIVGTVERLEYDPNRSANIALVLYKDGERRYILAPKGLSAGDQVQAGVSAPIKAGNALPMRNIPVGTTVHNVELKPGKGGQIARSAGTYVQIIAREGNYVTLRLRSGEMRKVLAECSATIGEVGNSEHMLRVLGKAGASRWRGIRPTVRGTAMNPVDHPHGGGEGRNFGKHPVTPWGVQTKGKKTRHNKRTDKYIVRRRGK; encoded by the coding sequence ATGGCTATAGTAAAATGTAAGCCGACCTCCGCTGGTCGTCGTCACGTAGTTAAAATTGTTAACGCAGAGCTTCATAAGGGTAAACCTTATGCACCTCTTTTAGATACTAAATCTAAAACAGGTGGTCGTAATAATTTGGGTCGTATTACTACTCGTCACATCGGTGGTGGACATAAACAACACTATCGTATTATTGACTTTAAACGTAACAAACTTGATATCGTTGGTACAGTTGAACGTTTAGAATATGATCCAAATCGTTCTGCGAATATCGCATTAGTGCTTTATAAAGATGGTGAACGTCGTTATATCTTAGCACCTAAAGGTCTTTCTGCAGGTGATCAAGTTCAAGCGGGTGTTTCAGCACCAATTAAAGCTGGTAATGCATTACCTATGCGTAATATTCCAGTAGGTACAACAGTACATAACGTAGAATTAAAACCTGGTAAAGGTGGTCAAATCGCACGTTCTGCTGGTACTTACGTACAAATTATTGCTCGTGAAGGTAATTATGTTACTTTACGTCTTCGCTCAGGTGAAATGCGTAAAGTATTAGCTGAGTGTTCTGCGACTATCGGTGAAGTAGGTAACTCAGAGCATATGCTTCGCGTCCTTGGTAAAGCTGGTGCAAGCCGTTGGAGAGGTATTCGTCCAACAGTTCGTGGTACAGCAATGAACCCTGTTGATCACCCACATGGTGGTGGTGAAGGTCGTAACTTCGGTAAACACCCAGTTACTCCTTGGGGCGTTCAAACCAAAGGTAAGAAAACTCGTCACAACAAACGTACAGATAAATATATTGTACGTCGTCGTGGCAAGTAA
- the rpsS gene encoding 30S ribosomal protein S19, translating to MPRSLKKGPFLDLHLLKKVEKAVESGDKKPIKTWSRRSMIIPQMIGLTIAVHNGRQHVPVFISDEMIGHKLGEFAPTRTYRGHVADKKAKK from the coding sequence ATGCCACGTTCTCTCAAGAAGGGTCCTTTCCTTGACCTACACTTGTTGAAGAAGGTAGAGAAGGCGGTGGAAAGCGGGGATAAAAAACCAATTAAAACTTGGTCCCGTCGTTCAATGATCATTCCACAAATGATCGGATTGACCATCGCAGTCCATAATGGTCGTCAGCATGTTCCTGTGTTTATTTCCGATGAAATGATCGGTCATAAACTAGGTGAATTTGCCCCGACTCGTACATATCGCGGTCACGTCGCAGATAAGAAAGCTAAGAAATAA
- the rplV gene encoding 50S ribosomal protein L22 has protein sequence METIAKHRYARTSAQKARLVADLIRGKSVAQALEILTYTNKKASDLVKKVLESAIANAEHNDGADVDDLKVAKIFVDEGPSMKRVMPRAKGRADRILKRTSHITVVVSDR, from the coding sequence ATGGAAACAATAGCAAAACATCGTTACGCTCGTACTTCTGCACAAAAAGCTCGCTTAGTTGCTGATTTAATTCGCGGTAAAAGCGTTGCACAAGCATTAGAGATTTTAACTTACACTAATAAAAAAGCGTCAGATTTAGTGAAAAAAGTATTAGAATCTGCTATTGCAAATGCAGAGCATAATGACGGTGCAGATGTCGATGATCTAAAAGTTGCGAAGATTTTTGTAGATGAAGGTCCTAGCATGAAGCGAGTAATGCCACGAGCAAAAGGTCGCGCAGATCGTATTTTAAAACGTACTAGCCACATTACTGTGGTTGTGTCAGATCGTTAA
- the rpsC gene encoding 30S ribosomal protein S3, which yields MGQKVHPNGIRLGIVKPWNSTWFANTQDFADNLEGDFKVRKYLNKQLANASVSRITIERPAKSIRVTIHTARPGIVIGKKGEDVEKLRSAVAKIAGVPAQINIAEVKKPELDAKLVADGIASQLERRVMFRRAMKRAVQNAMRLGAKGIKVEVSGRLGGAEIARSEWYREGRVPLHTLRADIDYNTAEALTTYGIIGVKVWIFKGEVLGGMTAVMESEKQPEKQKPRKGSRKGRK from the coding sequence ATGGGTCAAAAAGTACATCCAAATGGTATTCGCCTTGGCATTGTTAAGCCTTGGAACTCTACTTGGTTCGCGAATACACAGGATTTCGCTGATAATTTAGAAGGCGATTTTAAAGTCCGTAAATATTTAAACAAACAGTTAGCAAATGCTTCCGTTTCACGTATCACTATTGAACGTCCAGCAAAAAGCATTCGTGTAACTATTCACACAGCTCGCCCAGGTATCGTAATTGGTAAGAAAGGTGAAGATGTTGAAAAATTGAGAAGTGCAGTTGCGAAAATCGCAGGTGTTCCAGCTCAGATCAATATCGCTGAAGTGAAAAAACCAGAGCTAGATGCAAAATTAGTTGCAGATGGCATTGCTTCTCAACTAGAACGTCGTGTAATGTTCCGTCGTGCGATGAAACGTGCAGTACAAAACGCAATGCGTTTAGGTGCTAAAGGTATCAAAGTTGAAGTAAGTGGTCGTTTAGGTGGTGCAGAAATCGCACGTTCTGAGTGGTATCGTGAAGGTCGAGTGCCTCTACATACACTTCGTGCAGATATCGATTACAACACTGCAGAAGCTCTCACAACATACGGTATTATCGGTGTTAAAGTGTGGATCTTTAAAGGTGAAGTTCTTGGTGGAATGACTGCAGTGATGGAATCAGAAAAACAACCTGAAAAGCAGAAACCTCGCAAGGGTTCTCGCAAAGGTCGTAAATAA
- the rplP gene encoding 50S ribosomal protein L16, with translation MLQPKRTKFRKVHKGRNRGLAVGTDVSFGTYGLKAVGRGRLTARQIEAARRAMTRAVKRQGKIWIRVFPDKPITEKPLEVRMGKGKGNVEYWVALIQPGKVLYEMDGVPEEVARQAFALAAAKLPMKTAFVTKTVM, from the coding sequence ATGTTACAACCAAAACGCACAAAATTCCGTAAAGTTCACAAAGGTCGTAATCGTGGACTTGCGGTTGGTACTGATGTAAGCTTCGGTACTTATGGTTTAAAAGCAGTTGGACGCGGTCGTTTAACCGCTCGTCAAATCGAGGCAGCACGTCGTGCGATGACTCGTGCAGTTAAACGTCAAGGTAAAATCTGGATTCGTGTATTCCCAGATAAACCAATTACTGAAAAACCACTAGAGGTCCGTATGGGTAAAGGTAAAGGTAACGTAGAGTACTGGGTAGCCTTAATCCAACCGGGTAAAGTATTATATGAAATGGACGGTGTTCCAGAAGAAGTTGCTCGCCAAGCATTTGCATTAGCGGCAGCAAAACTTCCTATGAAAACCGCATTTGTAACTAAGACGGTGATGTAA